The following coding sequences are from one Plasmodium gaboni strain SY75 chromosome 10, whole genome shotgun sequence window:
- a CDS encoding hypothetical protein (conserved Plasmodium protein, unknown function): MILWNKKFLSVVLLLIFDTTNCMKRSYHMKAKPKLNITHVPYYVMKREMEPNQMYFLTKRTKKKKDIQNNDKKKNKTANFPIYNNITNWKIKKMGWKKKKKLKYQPENNHKKLDNVKINKRNHYILFIHNINIKTFKNYIENKKIISNYNYINKNTIYKKYILSIYKKKQGKNTILYMIIAPKGSLHEKKTKEILGDPVKNYPWEISIPFHETITREQSPYYNFLKAEWAYLDYKRDSRRACGKIEGGLENYDGKGLKLEKGVDRPRYKEIPYYLDHGVEWRNFNHDELIQFEIDPDGNQDQTFLETEEDLEYRQWGNWNYSCAKETTQLNTAWRDPVLSKDLSNLIYPWNHKAHENHIIPYGYRGPSGFIPEPKLEWELAARGFLGGYFEDPNWNRIKYYRITKKLILEWHENDKNNTKIDKIKSELFGITSRKKYTSNQIKLINEHALLRAKEILLDHILDPNNDPDYITYYLDKHEPIDYIGGGNHKCSEEEIKDKTVVLNMCVYPVKQQHETYSSNMSIPEMAEMYHYYMTEIRGEGRINNLSEDPVEDKFQCYELQHDRKNFPALVSLYKPLWSNRKYGEEFGDALRKEEKINVQKFYHFKRKLKLRKKTKYDKRDIDMYNYLQDYENFDEEYDF, encoded by the coding sequence atgATTTTGTGGAACAAAAAATTCCTATCAGTTGTTTtgttattaatatttgaTACAACTAATTGTATGAAACGATCGTACCATATGAAAGCCAAACCAAAATTAAACATCACACATGTCCCATATTATGTTATGAAAAGGGAAATGGAACCAAACCAAATGTATTTTCTCACAAAGAggacaaaaaaaaaaaaagatattcaaaataatgataaaaaaaaaaacaaaacagCTAATTTTCccatatataataatataacaaattggaaaataaaaaagatggggtggaaaaaaaaaaaaaaattaaaatatcaACCTGAAAACaatcataaaaaattggataatgtaaaaataaataaaagaaatcattatatactctttattcataatataaacattaaaacattcaaaaattatattgaaaataaaaaaataattagtaattataattatattaataaaaatacaatatataaaaaatatattttatccatatataaaaaaaaacaaggaaaaaatactatattatatatgattattgCACCAAAAGGTTCTCTACATGAAAAAAAGACTAAAGAAATTTTGGGAGACCCAGTCAAAAACTATCCATGGGAAATAAGTATTCCATTTCATGAAACTATTACTCGTGAACAAAGTccatattataattttttgaaaGCTGAATGGGCTTATCTAGATTATAAAAGAGATTCTAGAAGAGCATGTGGTAAAATAGAAGGAGGATTAGAAAATTATGATGGGAAAGGTTTGAAATTAGAAAAAGGAGTTGATCGTCCAAGATATAAAGAAATACCATATTATTTAGATCATGGTGTTGAATGGAGAAATTTTAATCATGATGAATTAATACAATTTGAAATAGATCCAGATGGAAATCAAGATCAAACCTTTTTAGAAACTGAAGAAGATTTAGAATATAGACAATGGGGTAATTGGAATTATAGTTGTGCTAAGGAAACTACACAATTAAATACTGCTTGGAGAGATCCTGTTCTTTCAAAAGATTTATcaaatttaatttatccATGGAATCATAAAGCACATGAAAATCATATTATACCATATGGTTATAGAGGTCCTAGTGGTTTTATTCCTGAACCTAAACTAGAATGGGAACTTGCGGCCAGAGGGTTTTTAGGTGGATATTTTGAAGATCCTAATTGGAATagaattaaatattatagaaTTACTAAAAAACTTATTTTAGAATGGCAcgaaaatgataaaaataatacaaaaattGATAAAATTAAATCAGAATTGTTTGGTATAACTagtagaaaaaaatatacttCAAATCAAATCAAACTTATAAATGAACATGCATTACTTAGAGCTAAAGAAATTTTATTAGATCATATTTTAGATCCAAACAATGATCCAGattatattacatattatCTAGATAAACATGAACCAATTGATTATATTGGAGGAGGAAATCATAAATGCTCAGAAGAAGAAATCAAAGATAAAACAGTTGTTTTAAATATGTGTGTATACCCTGTCAAACAACAACATGAAACCTATTCTTCTAATATGTCCATTCCAGAAATGGCAGAAATgtatcattattatatgacTGAAATAAGAGGGGAAGGAAGAATTAATAACCTATCTGAAGATCCAGTTGAAGATAAATTCCAATGTTATGAATTACAACATGATAGAAAAAATTTCCCTGCTCTTGTATCCTTATATAAACCATTATGGTCTAATCGAAAATATGGTGAAGAATTTGGTGATGCCCTAagaaaagaagaaaaaatcAACGTTCAAAAATTCTATCACTTCAAACGCAAACTCAAGTTGAggaaaaaaacaaaatatgaCAAAAGGGATATAGATATGTATAACTACCTGCAAGACTATGAAAATTTTGATGAAGAATATGACTTTTAA
- a CDS encoding hypothetical protein (conserved Plasmodium protein, unknown function), whose amino-acid sequence MKKKNSKDGKVPKGKNHKKNKKYDDKGIITNKKINSKKEKHGKNIIENMHDPLNDNINERIHKKREAIHENVIPKKIIDTYRNNRNQYMNNNVKKENVRSCLSCFCCGWDAEDEAVNEFLLEEEKEKLKLLEEERKRLKLLEEEKGRLKLLEEEEKKERERLKLLEEEEEKERERLKLLEEENIEEQKIDEIIEPSKDIIFIKKEIKPKFPLKKKAKLNFIGAASAPNPPNEVSCIGPPPEVKETIINVKEGIYLIYNEENNGQLEVHYSKSGKKGRGVIAYIMSDSIPDFYFDKNKGKEIIFKEVSKKMQSVYISDLKPYYECYIEFMKMKKTYNGVLYFLPAFNEQPPPNLDIGFFDIKEKKLKYVEIEKPVVFTGNYLFVIQKGLDIFKKEINVEELLSYLNSYGSLLSLS is encoded by the exons atgaaaaaaaaaaattcaaaagATGGAAAAGTACCCAAGGGCAAAAACCATAagaagaataaaaaatatgatgataagggtataataacaaataaaaaaataaattctaaaaaagaaaaacatGGGAAGAACATAATTGAAAATATGCATGATCCACtgaatgataatataaatgaacgtattcataaaaaaaggGAAGCTATCCATGAGAATGTTATACctaaaaaaattatagatacatatagaaataatagaaaccaatatatgaacaacaatgttaaaaaggaaaatgTAAGAAGCTGCTTATCTTGTTTCTGTTGCGGATGGGATGCAGAAGATGAAGCAGTTAACGAATTTCTTTTAGAAgaagaaaaggaaaaattaaaattgTTGGAGGAAGAAAGGAAAAGATTAAAATTGTTGGAGGAAGAAAAGGGAAGATTAAAATTATTggaagaagaagaaaaaaaagaaaggGAAAGATTAAAATTGTTGGAAGaggaagaagaaaaagaaaggGAAAGATTAAAATTGTTggaagaagaaaatatagaagaacaaaaaattgATGAAATTATAGAACCATCaaaagatattatatttataaaaaaagaaatcaAGCCAAAGTTTCCTTTAAAAAAGAAGGCTAAACTAAATTTCATAGGAGCAGCATCAGCACCCAATCCTCCGAACGAAGTAAGTTGTATTGGGCCTCCTCCTGAAGTGAAAGAAACAATTATTAATGTAAAAGAAGGTATATATCTTATttataatgaagaaaataatgGACAATTAGAAGTACATTATTCAAAAAGTGGAAAAAAAGGACGTGGTGTAATTGCATATATAATGTCAGATAGTATCCCtgatttttattttgataaaaataaaggaaaagaaataattttcaAAGAAGTTTCTAAAAAGATGCAAAGTGTTTATATAAGTGATCTTAAACCATATTATGAATGCTATATTGAAtttatgaaaatgaaaaaaacATACAACGGGGTTTTATACTTTCTTCCTGCCTTTAATGAACAGCCCCCACCCAACTTGGACATTGGTTTTTTCGATATTAAGGAAAAGAAG ttaAAATATGTAGAAATAGAAAAACCAGTAGTGTTTACAGGAAATTATCTCTTTGTAATTCAGAAAGGTCTGgatatattcaaaaaagaaataaatgTTGAGGAACTTTTATCTTACCTGAACAGTTACGGATCATTATTAAGTTTGTCCTGA
- a CDS encoding putative CCR4-NOT transcription complex subunit 5 (part of same gene as PGSY75_1006100A~gap found within coding sequence) — FKLQEMIEGSYKNSIKKSDRDQYRQYTPRMLWGNPCKFFPTTPLSVYQSPELFEKLHLDTLFFIFYYQPGTYQQHLAAKELKKKSWKYHKKYTTWLLPDFNTIKILNDQVEHGTYVSFDYVSTWSKQLKKNFSFEYIHLEDEITI; from the exons TCTTTAAATTACAAGAGATGATAGAAGGTAGTTATAAAAattctataaaaaaaagtgaCAGAGATCAATATAGACAATATACCCCTAGGATGTTATGGGGCAATCCATGTAAATTTTTTCCAACAACACCTTTATCAGTATATCAAAG tCCAGAATTGTTTGAGAAACTTCATCTAGATAccttattttttattttttactatCAACCA GGTACTTATCAGCAACATTTGGCTGCCAAGGAGTTGAAGAAAAAGTCCTGGAAATATCACAAGAAATATACTACCTGGCTTCTACCAGATTTTAATACAATCAAGATTTTAAATGATCAAGTAGAACATGGTACCTACGTGTCTTTTGATTATGTATCAA CTTGGTCCAAACAACTTAAGAAGAATTTCTCCtttgaatatatacacCTAGAAGATGAAATCACTATATGA
- a CDS encoding putative CCR4-NOT transcription complex subunit 5 (part of same gene as PGSY75_1006100B~gap found within coding sequence), which produces MNNKNNNSHKKEK; this is translated from the coding sequence atgaataacaaaaataataattcacataaaaaggaaaaaat
- a CDS encoding hypothetical protein (conserved Plasmodium protein, unknown function) — translation MNNHMGILFLVVMFLYKTYDTYKNKKDTYPFFVTSMIREERNMDIDMSYNKDKKKIKFLLQTINNKDEYDSPLIVLLPVEENYSDKLYEEYLKQAEDNPQQNSVKNVLKNILNRYDVIDQKIFLNKFSEEINAYLSLYQNISI, via the exons ATGAATAACCATATGGGTATATTGTTTTTAGTTgttatgtttttatataaaacatatgatacatataaaaacaaGAAAGACACTTATCCTTTTTTTGTAACTTCAATGATAAGAGAGGAGAGAAACATGGACATAGACATGT CATATAATAAGgataaaaagaaaataaaatttttattgCAAACAATAAATAACAAGGACGAATACGACAGTCCCTTAATTGTATTACTTCCAGTG GAAGAAAATTATTCTGATAAGTTATACGAGgaatatttaaaacaaGCTGAGGATAATCCTCAACAAAATT CTGTAAAAAATGTTTTGAAGAATATCCTAAATCGTTATGATGTG ATAGATcagaaaatatttttaaataag TTTTCTGAAGAAATTAATGCTTATTTAAGTTTGTACcaaaatatttctatttaa
- a CDS encoding hypothetical protein (conserved Plasmodium protein, unknown function): MIRFVWRKNIFLQHHFKRKSSFVASQIDLKKLSTKHLGSFSFDIIRLCEQNKELYESYKCRIIKDIDLLDGKDCYRILKSLEINNKINEEEELLKYILKRMCIESCRYSIKEICDICFLCSKLNIIYIPLFASLSIVFINKINLASPEHLTIMCLCYSKIQIKDVNLFNRISVAALNILYMYDIENLINLLLSYIYIDIPVDLLLHSSIPIFIKNEKKLDSNSLNKLAYVYSNYKYKSNDINCLLKNKLPLYICSLNNIQLSELIISLDRLYIKHYPIYKYYTNVNLICLDFTLAIKVIHVISQLDDISLELKYDEIFLCINNFLAIHGKYIRSGEMEGQKNDDTKIKTYDDTKIKIYDDTKINIYDDTKNKIYDDTKIKTYDDMKIRTYDEMVRLYYMSYGLSEEHKRSVKRNNIFCDNHTNEDSHLLEDFHHPINNRNNNFSHLEFNKDKVLEQYSLCSSLKIKNKNNNEYDVCPPCDNINNVNNMKRYYFEYNMKKKLDNNSLCYLYTDIFESIYNLLINNNIYEYDEKLKIYMNYICKEIVYLKNNLNINCLSRIFTTIGKMPIIWNLTFLPLDVIKDTFFIFYINEEKHFYEELLERYFEIYSKCDNIEYNTIILYNIINLFLLNNNKKYYLQFEKCLEHYSKILRRKSVEEEYMKEECIIIYNYIEYNFKNINLWSKRKHKTNDKNENINNNNLIDSVDGVLSQSYSSYNLEKTINTNNKLLTLELYNIIQQFNKNIKINHKEEIYFIPVVEYENYIAYVFLQPEDYYYSSSEQNYLCILEDKMGYLGMNSLKNNINDKNKKYRECDKEDILPLDWTYNSSLILINNVLYNPYKTFYNDTFFIKSNALVKINFLLIKGYNIIAIPFYIWRNMSYEEKQKQVQLMRKQIINS, encoded by the coding sequence atgataagATTTGTATGgagaaaaaatatttttcttcaacatcattttaaaagaaaGTCCTCTTTTGTGGCTAGTCAAAtagatttaaaaaaattatcaacAAAACATTTAGGAAGTTTTTCTTTTGACATTATACGATTATGtgaacaaaataaagaattatatgaatCATATAAATGTCGAATTATCAAAGATATAGATTTGTTAGATGGGAAGGATTGTTATAGAATATTGAAATCAttagaaataaataataaaataaatgaagaagaggaattattaaaatatatattgaaaagAATGTGTATTGAAAGTTGTCGTTATTctataaaagaaatatgtgatatatgttttttgtgttcaaaattaaatattatatatatcccATTATTTGCATCTCTTTCTattgtatttattaataagaTAAATTTAGCTAGTCCAGAGCATTTAACTATTATGTGTTTATGTTATAGTAAAATTCAAATTAAAGAtgtaaatttatttaatagAATATCAGTTGCTGctttgaatatattatatatgtatgatatagaaaatttaatcaacttattattatcatatatatatatagatatacCTGTTGATTTACTTTTACATTCTAGTATTCcaatttttataaagaatgaaaagaaattaGATTCCAACAGTTTAAACAAACTAGCATATGTATATTCAAATTATAAGTATAAAAGTAACGATATAAATtgtttattaaaaaataaattaccattatatatatgttcattGAATAATATACAGTTATCTGAATTAATTATATCATTGGATAggttatatattaaacattatcctatatacaaatattatacaaatgtaaatttaatatgtttAGATTTTACTCTGGCCATAAAAGTAATACATGTCATATCACAGTTAGATGATATATCTTTAGAGCtaaaatatgatgaaatatttttgtgtattaataattttttagCAATACATGGGAAGTATATTAGAAGTGGAGAAATGGAAGGTCAAAAGAATGATGACACgaaaattaaaacatatgATGACAcgaaaattaaaatatatgatgaCACGaaaattaacatatatGATGACAcgaaaaataaaatatatgatgacacgaaaattaaaacatatgATGACATGAAAATTAGAACATATGATGAAATGGTGCgattatattatatgtcCTATGGATTAAGTGAGGAACACAAAAGGAGTGTTAAgagaaataatatattttgtgaTAATCATACAAATGAAGATTCCCATTTACTTGAAGATTTTCATCATCCTATTAAcaatagaaataataatttttcacATCTTGAATTTAATAAGGACAAGGTATTGGAACAGTATTCTTTGTGCTCCtcattaaaaataaaaaataaaaataataatgaatatgatGTATGTCCTCCTtgtgataatataaataatgtaaataatatgaaaagaTATTATTTCGAATATaacatgaaaaaaaaattagataataattccttgtgttatttatatacagatatatttgaatctatatataatttattgataaataataatatatatgagtATGATGAGAAattaaagatatatatgaattatatatgtaaagAAATTGtgtatttaaaaaataatttaaatattaattgtTTGTCAAGGATATTTACTACTATAGGTAAGATGCCCATAATATGGAATCTTACATTCTTACCATTAGACGTAATAAAGGATAcgttttttattttttatataaatgaagaaaaacatttttatgaaGAATTATTAGAAAGATATTTTGAGATCTATAGCAAATGTGATAATATtgaatataatacaataatattatataatataattaatttatttttattaaataacaataaaaagTATTATTTACAGTTTGAAAAATGTTTAGAGCATTATTCGAAAATCTTGAGAAGAAAAAGTGTTGAGGAGGAATATATGAAGGAGGAgtgtataataatatataattatattgaatataattttaagAATATCAATTTATGGAGCAAGAGGAAACATAAAACAAATGATaagaatgaaaatataaataataataatttaattgATTCTGTAGATGGTGTATTATCTCAAAGTTATTCTTCATATAACTTGGAGAAGACAATTAATAcgaataataaattattgacattagaattatataatataatcCAACAgtttaataaaaatataaaaataaatcataaggaagaaatatattttataccTGTGGTtgaatatgaaaattatatagCTTATGTTTTCTTACAACCTGaagattattattattcgTCGAGTGAACAAAATTATCTTTGTATATTAGAAGACAAAATGGGTTATCTAGGCATGAACAgtttgaaaaataatataaatgataaaaataagaaatacAGAGAATGTGATAAAGAAGATATATTACCACTAGATTGGACATATAATTCTTCTctgatattaataaataatgttttatataatccatataaaacattttataatgatacattttttataaaatcaAATGCGTtagtaaaaataaattttttattaataaagggttataatataattgCCATACCTTTTTATATCTGGAGAAATATGTCTTACGAAGAAAAGCAGAAACAAGTGCAACTGATGCgtaaacaaataataaatagttga
- a CDS encoding hypothetical protein (conserved Plasmodium protein, unknown function), with product MAAFKPYRFIIFDQQIKNNQFYKSIITQLNLSLLCKEIYLNEAFSCYQYEKLFLKNLVYYSVNNLGNGFNARERHKNDPLYNLMIKNKNTKNKKLITQSDINNLVSFHIYDNKNKNTFKNILSLNDIYNIDHINILCLNNYKPILNILKNYSINKRISIYYPFYIINDDKNNKSQNNLYTKVADYCYNIVSDILPLRYKNINLSDIIRAIIINTELCHSEGNKKIEVLKFVDIMDIIGSN from the coding sequence aTGGCCGCTTTTAAACCTTACCGGTTCATAATATTCGACCAGCAAATCAAAAACAACCAGTTCTATAAAAGTATTATCACTCAACTAAACTTATCATTATTGTgtaaagaaatatatttaaatgagGCCTTTTCTTGTTATCAATATGAAAAattgtttttaaaaaatttggTATATTATTCTGTTAATAATTTAGGGAATGGCTTTAATGCAAGAGAAAGACATAAAAATGATCCTTTATACAATttgatgataaaaaataaaaatacaaaaaataaaaaattaattacACAAAgtgatataaataatttagtgagttttcatatatatgataataaaaataaaaatacatttaaaaatatattaagtttaaatgatatatataatatagatcatataaatattttatgtttaaataattataaacctattttgaatatcttaaaaaattacagtataaataaaaggatatctatttattatcctttttatataatcaatgacgataaaaataataaatctcaaaataatttatatacaaaGGTTGCAGattattgttataatatagTAAGCGATATATTACCACTACgttataaaaacataaacTTATCAGATATAATAAGAGCAATAATTATTAACACGGAACTATGTCACAGTGAgggaaataaaaaaattgagGTACTCAAATTTGTGGATATCATGGACATTATAGGAAGCAACTAG
- a CDS encoding putative phosducin-like protein, producing the protein MNNNVTRKIEKQILEALKDKENDLDREIKKYEILERKVYDENDEELENIKNKRLEELKNKHKEKLTLLKKGHGTYKEVLSEKEFFEICKSSKNVCCHFYRNTTWRCQYMDKKLIDLSSKYWNINFIKINAEKSPFLCERLKIWCIPTLMLIQNGKTEHSIIGFDELGGDNFSEQTLINVLRKWKLIETKEYDD; encoded by the coding sequence atgaataataatgttaCAAGAAAAATCGAAAAGCAGATATTAGAAGCTCTGaaagataaagaaaatgatcTTGATAGAGAAATTAAGAAATACGAAATTTTAGAAAGAAAGgtatatgatgaaaatgacgaagaattagaaaatataaaaaataaaagattaGAAGAGTTAAAAAATAAGCATAAAGAGAAATTaacattattaaaaaaaggaCATGGTACATACAAAGAAGTTTTATCAGAGAAAgaattttttgaaatatgTAAGAGTTCAAAAAATGTGTGTTGTCATTTTTATAGAAATACAACATGGAGATGTCAATATATGgataaaaaattaatagaTTTATCATCTAAATATTGgaatattaattttattaaaattaatgCAGAAAAATCACCTTTCTTATGTGAAAGATTAAAAATATGGTGTATACCAACCTTAATGTTAATACAAAATGGAAAAACAGAACATTCAATTATAGGATTTGATGAATTAGGAGGTGACAACTTCAGTGAACAAACTTTAATAAATGTTTTAAGAAAATGGAAATTAATAGAAACAAAAGAATATGATGATTAA
- a CDS encoding hypothetical protein (conserved Plasmodium protein, unknown function), translated as MKVENNIIKEDPFSVSHVIGDRLLQGWTLLNATCHICNITPLIKQKNKEDRYCARCDLFIKIKEETSNPNEEKINDKLNGEIIKDKKKDNHDDDENLFNGHDKESSLKNDPLMYIKEIKLQNEEFNNILNKNNLCTKDLVGDLLEYKNYIKDRCGYNVAEWLNMETIKANQANHINEKKKDQDIINEKKKDQDILNEKKKDQDILNEQKNTYNHTNSYDEECIYNIHRKYFKNIYQNNVDEKIEDNPINVLHNVRRDLKISEENYFCPSNLHSNKYNKLETEFFILNKTKNILMDKLEKFTDKLYRNDNKNEELENINHIVTIVTILEKINNLKKYVMV; from the exons atgaagGTTGAAAATAACATAATTAAGGAGGATCCCTTTTCAGTCTCTCATGTTATAGGTGATAGACTCTTACAAGGATGGACATTATTAAATGCAACCTGCCATATa tgCAATATTACCCCCCTcataaaacaaaaaaataaagaagacCGTTACTGTGCCAGGTGCgatttatttataaaaataaaagagGAGACTTCTAATCCgaatgaagaaaaaataaacgATAAATTAAACGGagaaattataaaagacaaaaaaaaagataacCATGATGATGATGAGAATTTATTTAATGGACATGATAAAGAAAGTAGTTTAAAGAATGATCCTTTAATGtatattaaagaaataaaattacaaaatgaagaatttaataatatattaaataaaaataatttatgtaCTAAGGATCTAGTAGGTGATCTTCttgaatataaaaattatatcaaAGACAGATGTGGATATAATGTAGCAGAGTGGTTGAATATGGAAACAATAAAGGCAAATCAAGCaaatcatataaatgaaaaaaaaaaggaccaagatataataaatgaaaaaaaaaaggaccaagatatattaaatgaaaaaaaaaaggaccaagatatattaaatgaacaaaaaaatacatataacCATACAAACAGTTATGATGAAGaatgtatttataatatacatagaaaatattttaaaaatatatatcaaaataatgTAGATGAAAAAATTGAAGACAATCCTATTAATGTTCTACATAATGTAAGGAGAgatttaaaaatatcagaagaaaattatttttgCCCATCAAATTTAcattcaaataaatataataaattagaaacagaattctttattttaaataaaaccaaaaatattcttatgGATAAATTAGAAAAATTTACAGATAAACTTTATAgaaatgataataaaaatgaagaacTTGAAAATATCAATCACATTGTAACTATTGTAACCATACtagaaaaaattaataacttaaaaaaatatgtcATGGTGTaa
- a CDS encoding putative RNA-binding protein, with translation MTMENNSPSKGCRVYVGNLPWKVTWPILKNHMKKAGDVVRVDIFEDTQGRSKGCGIVEYATYEEAQEAISSLNDSKLEDRLIFVREDREENSGNYEKRKFNNVRKDKFYESRRRRDYDYRKEYRRDDYRRDFRRDEFRRGGGEFRRDYRREEFRRGGGEFRRSSKRNCTLIVYNLPPQVTWKELKDLFRKHGRVVRADLKNEDNSSKELIGVVIMENEYEAKNAIDALNFCNFDGYILKVNYENNE, from the exons atgacgatggaaaataat agCCCAAGCAAAGGTTGTAGAGTTTATGTTGGAAATTTACCCTGGAAGGTTACTTGGCcaattttaaaaaatcaCATGAAAAAGGCAGGAGATGTTGTAAGAGTTGATATTTTTGAAGATACACAAGGAAGATCAaag gGATGTGGAATTGTTGAATATGCTACTTACGAGGAAGCTCAAGAAGCAATTAGCAGCTTGAACGATTCAAAATTGGAAg ATCGCTTAATTTTTGTGAGGGAAGATAGAGAAGAAAATTCTGGTAATTATGAAAAGAGAAAATTCAACAACGTAAGAAAAGATAAATTTTATGAGTCAAGAAGGAGAAGAGATTATGACTACAGGAAGGAATACAGAAGGGATGATTATAGAAGAGATTTTAGAAGAGATGAATTTAGAAGAGGAGGTGGTGAATTTAGACGAGATTATAGAAGAGAAGAATTTAGAAGAGGTGGTGGAGAATTTAGAAGATCTAGTAAAAGAAATTGTACTTTGATTGTTTATAATTTACCTCCACAAGTAACATGGAAAGAATTAAAAGATCTATTTAGAAAACATGGTAGAGTTGTAAGAGCagatttaaaaaatgaagataattCTTCAAAGGAATTAATTGGTGTTGTTATTATGGAAAATGAATATGAAGCAAAAAATGCAATTGATGCTTTAAATTTTTGTAACTTTGatggatatatattaaaagttaattatgaaaataacgaataa
- a CDS encoding putative PPPDE peptidase, which translates to NCLNYADYFCNLLDVGGIPEWVMSLQKKVTWVKSNINIAASKLKELNKAAGIPNVINYLKKKYEDESNSSDDYKG; encoded by the exons AATTGCCTAAATTATGCCGattatttttgtaatttATTGG ATGTGGGTGGCATACCTGAATGGGTCATGAgtttacaaaaaaaagtaaCATGGGTAAaatcaaatataaatatagcTGCCAGTAAATTAAAG gAATTAAACAAAGCAGCTGGTATTCCCAATGTcataaattatttgaagaaaaaatacGAGGATGAAAGTAATAGTAGTGATGATTATAAAGGGTAA